In Alteromonas sp. V450, the following proteins share a genomic window:
- a CDS encoding serine hydrolase, producing the protein MHKITQALVCGLLLSSGQSAANETQFMLLEKRMDAIAEKTISANGPGCSIGIIQNQQFIFKKSYGLANVEYHIPLNAKSVFRMASVSKQFTAFAVLLLVDDGSIKLDDDIRQYLPELKDYRQKITINALLGHFSGLGDFEDHLDTLRNSSLSGFMIGSEQFVSNAEYYAVIKDFPLVHQPNTSMEYSNHGYIILAQLVERVSGMTIREFTDKRIFSPLGMNDTFFSDSVEEIIPNRATGYRSSETGEPLNHLAALHTIGDGGLFTTVDDMLIWDNHFYNPKLGKEPQALMALMNKPNINIPDSDEQKWYYANGQNTDGRYFFHNGGWVGTDTSYIRRPDTNTSVVGMCNSVSLNVNDFTYATFEILADLNLWDGEDPSVY; encoded by the coding sequence ATGCACAAAATTACTCAGGCACTCGTATGTGGCTTGTTATTAAGTTCTGGTCAAAGTGCTGCAAACGAAACGCAGTTCATGCTTCTTGAAAAACGAATGGATGCAATTGCAGAAAAGACAATTAGCGCAAATGGTCCCGGCTGCTCTATAGGTATAATTCAGAACCAACAGTTTATTTTTAAAAAGAGCTATGGATTAGCGAATGTAGAGTATCACATTCCACTTAATGCTAAATCGGTATTCAGAATGGCGTCTGTATCAAAGCAGTTTACGGCATTTGCCGTTTTACTTTTAGTCGATGATGGCAGCATCAAACTTGACGACGATATACGCCAGTATTTGCCCGAGCTAAAAGATTACAGACAAAAAATCACAATAAATGCGTTGCTTGGTCATTTTTCAGGTTTAGGCGATTTTGAAGATCATTTAGATACGCTACGCAACTCTTCTTTGAGCGGTTTCATGATTGGTAGTGAGCAGTTTGTTTCAAATGCAGAGTATTACGCGGTAATTAAAGACTTTCCCCTTGTACATCAGCCTAACACTTCCATGGAATACAGTAATCACGGTTACATTATTCTGGCGCAGCTGGTTGAGCGAGTAAGCGGAATGACGATACGAGAATTTACTGACAAGCGCATATTTTCGCCACTTGGAATGAATGATACATTTTTCTCAGACAGTGTAGAGGAGATTATCCCTAACAGAGCAACAGGGTATCGTTCATCAGAAACAGGTGAGCCTCTTAATCATTTAGCTGCTTTACACACTATTGGAGATGGCGGCCTATTCACTACTGTTGACGACATGCTTATTTGGGATAATCACTTCTATAACCCAAAACTGGGCAAAGAACCGCAAGCACTCATGGCGCTAATGAACAAGCCAAATATCAACATTCCCGATAGCGACGAACAAAAATGGTATTACGCCAATGGGCAAAATACTGATGGCCGTTACTTTTTTCATAACGGTGGCTGGGTGGGTACAGACACAAGTTATATAAGACGGCCTGATACCAACACCTCGGTTGTTGGAATGTGCAATTCGGTATCATTAAATGTCAATGACTTTACCTATGCAACCTTTGAAATACTGGCTGATCTAAACCTATGGGACGGTGAAGATCCATCGGTTTATTGA
- a CDS encoding bifunctional 2-polyprenyl-6-hydroxyphenol methylase/3-demethylubiquinol 3-O-methyltransferase UbiG — MTTHYPDDLPVIETTKVKQCPVCDCESFHSFAKGQDYELETCANIWEFVQCAQCTHVWLNPRPSVATLNTIYPPHYYSYDFETKVHPIALKAKAILDKLKFKSFFKHLKQTPKTYADVGCGSGRFLKLMHHMGLKKQDIYGLELTQSVVDELNNLGFNGINSRVEEVKEIEPESLDLVTMFHVIEHVEDPRAVVAKINQWLSKDGCLVLETPNFDSVDAKLFKNQFWGGYHIPRHWHVFSVDTLVKLLEDNGFDIVAIKYQPGHSFWLYSFHHLFKYKLNMPRVAKWFDPIGSLLFLVLFTGLDKLRAPFMKTSSVLAVARKKA; from the coding sequence ATGACAACCCATTATCCTGACGATTTACCTGTAATCGAAACTACCAAAGTAAAGCAATGTCCAGTTTGTGACTGTGAATCTTTTCATTCATTTGCAAAAGGTCAAGACTATGAACTTGAAACCTGTGCCAATATTTGGGAGTTTGTTCAGTGCGCACAGTGCACTCATGTCTGGCTAAACCCGCGGCCATCGGTAGCAACACTCAACACTATCTATCCACCGCACTATTATTCGTACGACTTTGAAACTAAAGTGCATCCCATTGCTCTGAAAGCCAAAGCAATATTAGATAAGCTAAAATTCAAAAGCTTCTTTAAACATCTCAAGCAAACGCCAAAAACCTATGCAGATGTTGGTTGTGGCTCGGGCCGCTTTCTAAAGCTAATGCATCATATGGGCCTCAAAAAGCAAGATATTTATGGTTTAGAGCTGACTCAAAGCGTTGTAGACGAACTAAACAACTTGGGCTTTAACGGTATTAATTCACGTGTTGAAGAAGTAAAAGAAATTGAGCCCGAGTCGCTTGATTTGGTTACTATGTTTCATGTGATTGAGCACGTAGAAGACCCCCGGGCAGTTGTCGCCAAGATTAACCAATGGCTTAGTAAAGACGGTTGTCTTGTGCTAGAAACGCCTAACTTTGACAGTGTTGATGCAAAGCTATTTAAAAATCAGTTTTGGGGTGGCTATCACATACCTCGTCACTGGCATGTGTTTTCGGTTGATACACTGGTAAAGCTGCTTGAAGACAATGGCTTTGATATAGTTGCCATCAAGTACCAGCCTGGCCATTCGTTCTGGTTGTATTCATTTCATCATTTATTTAAATACAAGCTAAACATGCCGAGAGTGGCCAAATGGTTTGATCCGATAGGTAGCTTACTGTTCTTGGTTTTATTTACGGGCTTGGACAAGCTGCGCGCGCCCTTCATGAAAACGTCCTCAGTATTAGCGGTGGCAAGGAAAAAGGCGTGA
- a CDS encoding fatty acid desaturase translates to MSALHHLSRRELLSTEQLKSLNTINSSKVLFDITVCWLVIIGSWAVAAWGQQIWLYFICAAIVGNRFYALFIIGHDGLHRRLHNNKDKNDLISDIFVLAPIFAITRLNNRNHLNHHKYFGTSQDPDRYKYESANKAEATSYVLYLTGISTLFRSAVNVFFKPAPGEMSDRASANKAKGYTTRDVLVLIAVQTFLFATTTVFFGWWGYFLMWALPVYLFTFVPDFIRSFAEHSHPEHDSVADEHRLITFECNKIEQMIFAPMNMNYHAVHHLWPTIPYYNLLPATQLIKNNPLSDSLVWRHSYFHYLVSYLKKLPLKEYSNKQ, encoded by the coding sequence ATGAGTGCTTTACATCACCTCTCTCGGCGCGAGCTTCTCTCAACCGAACAGTTGAAATCTTTGAACACCATCAATTCGTCGAAAGTCTTGTTTGACATTACGGTTTGTTGGCTGGTCATAATTGGTTCCTGGGCCGTGGCGGCATGGGGGCAACAGATTTGGTTATACTTCATATGCGCCGCTATTGTAGGCAATCGTTTTTATGCACTTTTCATCATCGGGCATGATGGCTTGCACAGACGTCTGCACAACAATAAGGACAAAAATGATCTCATTTCCGATATTTTTGTGCTGGCACCAATTTTTGCTATCACCCGTCTTAACAACAGAAATCACCTTAATCATCACAAGTATTTTGGGACCAGCCAAGATCCAGACCGTTACAAGTATGAGAGTGCGAATAAGGCTGAAGCGACGAGCTATGTACTTTATTTGACGGGAATTTCAACGCTATTCAGATCTGCCGTTAATGTCTTTTTCAAACCTGCACCAGGTGAAATGAGTGACAGGGCGTCGGCGAATAAGGCTAAAGGCTATACTACGCGTGATGTGTTAGTGTTAATCGCTGTTCAGACGTTTTTGTTTGCCACCACAACCGTATTTTTTGGCTGGTGGGGATATTTTTTAATGTGGGCGTTACCAGTGTACCTGTTTACTTTTGTACCGGATTTTATTCGTTCGTTTGCTGAACATTCCCATCCCGAACATGACTCTGTGGCCGATGAGCACCGCTTAATCACTTTTGAATGTAATAAAATCGAGCAAATGATATTTGCGCCTATGAATATGAACTACCATGCAGTTCATCATTTATGGCCCACTATTCCTTATTACAACCTGTTGCCAGCAACCCAGTTGATAAAGAATAACCCCTTGTCTGACAGCCTTGTTTGGAGGCATTCTTATTTTCACTACTTAGTGAGTTACCTTAAAAAACTACCACTCAAAGAATACTCAAATAAGCAATGA
- a CDS encoding DsrE family protein, which produces MSMDRRKSCAAIAAMLLLGMTGQALGKSDFEYGPVFNSFGKHAHVQGVSFPENQTFKVAFDVANAAEPGEVNRKFESLARFINMHVANGVKHDNLSLALVVHGSATEEMLKSAHFKQRTGQTNGSETLLNALIAQGVEVIVCGQSAAAHGVENTALIDGIKMDLSAMTAHARLAQKGYSTNPF; this is translated from the coding sequence ATGAGTATGGACAGAAGAAAAAGCTGTGCTGCAATCGCCGCAATGCTGTTGCTTGGCATGACTGGACAGGCCCTAGGCAAATCAGATTTTGAATATGGCCCGGTTTTTAATTCGTTTGGTAAGCATGCGCATGTGCAAGGCGTCAGTTTCCCTGAAAATCAAACGTTCAAAGTTGCATTTGACGTTGCAAATGCAGCAGAACCGGGAGAAGTGAACCGAAAGTTCGAGTCGCTTGCACGTTTTATTAATATGCATGTTGCCAACGGCGTAAAACATGACAACCTCTCGCTTGCGCTTGTCGTGCATGGTTCTGCCACAGAAGAAATGCTCAAGTCCGCTCATTTCAAACAGCGTACAGGCCAAACAAATGGCAGTGAGACACTGCTTAATGCACTTATTGCACAAGGCGTTGAAGTTATTGTGTGCGGCCAGTCTGCCGCCGCGCATGGCGTTGAGAATACCGCGTTGATTGACGGAATAAAAATGGACTTATCTGCTATGACAGCGCACGCTCGCTTGGCACAAAAAGGCTATTCGACTAACCCTTTTTAG
- a CDS encoding L-dopachrome tautomerase-related protein has product MISTRVSRTLTATAIAALFSVSVTVQSAPERHVDQVGKIQGTQITGVTVSNEGRVFVNAPNWRDGVRFSVAEVTDAGDFVAYPNSEANACVAQSQVKADCFLAVQSVVAHKNKLYVLDTRNPKFEGVVDSPRLFVVNLSTNNVEKTLILSAEAYHSDSYINDVRVDEKTNRLYMTDSAHAGLVVYNLDDDTSYRILDNHETTKAEVDALSIQGKPFTMPVQSDGIALDTINNTLYFHALSGYSLYAINTSDIEEATNDVLANKVRKVATTGAPDGMIYHKGNVYLADLEKQEVQYLTPSLDLRTLVKGDVVNWADTFSIYDGSLYYTNSKIQDAGSDVSGMTFEVYKIALPTE; this is encoded by the coding sequence ATGATCAGTACGCGAGTATCACGCACGTTAACGGCTACAGCAATAGCAGCACTTTTTTCGGTCAGTGTAACAGTGCAGTCTGCGCCAGAAAGACACGTCGACCAAGTTGGTAAGATACAAGGTACACAAATTACAGGTGTAACGGTAAGTAATGAGGGGCGCGTGTTCGTAAATGCACCGAACTGGCGTGACGGCGTGCGTTTCTCCGTGGCTGAAGTAACCGATGCCGGAGACTTTGTTGCCTACCCCAACAGTGAAGCAAATGCCTGTGTCGCGCAAAGCCAAGTTAAAGCAGACTGCTTTTTAGCCGTTCAGTCTGTGGTGGCGCACAAAAACAAACTGTATGTATTGGATACTCGTAACCCCAAGTTTGAAGGCGTAGTCGATTCACCTCGTTTATTTGTTGTAAATTTATCGACAAACAACGTTGAAAAGACCTTAATACTGAGTGCAGAAGCCTATCACTCAGATTCTTATATTAATGATGTTCGCGTAGACGAAAAAACGAATCGCTTGTATATGACTGACTCTGCGCACGCGGGATTAGTTGTGTATAACCTTGATGATGATACCAGTTATCGCATTTTAGATAACCACGAAACCACCAAAGCGGAAGTCGATGCATTAAGTATTCAAGGCAAGCCCTTCACTATGCCCGTTCAATCTGACGGGATAGCGCTAGATACGATAAACAACACATTGTACTTTCACGCATTATCTGGCTATTCACTGTACGCCATTAACACGTCTGACATTGAGGAAGCGACCAACGACGTGTTAGCTAACAAAGTGCGTAAAGTTGCCACAACGGGTGCACCAGATGGGATGATTTATCATAAGGGCAATGTTTATTTAGCTGATTTAGAAAAGCAAGAAGTGCAGTACCTCACGCCAAGTCTTGACCTTCGCACGCTTGTAAAAGGCGATGTAGTTAATTGGGCTGATACGTTTAGTATATATGACGGTTCGCTTTACTATACCAATAGCAAGATACAAGATGCGGGCAGCGATGTGAGTGGCATGACGTTTGAAGTTTACAAAATAGCGCTACCCACTGAATAG
- a CDS encoding DUF4136 domain-containing protein, whose product MNVDDGQNFSDIKTFYIEAPLNSTNAVLAQHVSSTITKNLIAKGLTPSTDNNADVSVGYLPSTSTKEDGTTLNLGLGTGSFGRSGGISIGSIFSIPVGEQTTLQQSLQIDIVKDGNFIYSASGSIDLKAKDSISVQNALDELIGTLLEQYPQRNSLNK is encoded by the coding sequence GTGAACGTAGACGACGGTCAAAATTTTTCAGACATTAAAACTTTCTATATAGAAGCGCCATTAAATTCTACCAATGCTGTGCTAGCACAACATGTGTCATCTACCATAACCAAAAATTTAATTGCTAAAGGATTAACACCGTCAACAGATAACAACGCAGATGTTTCGGTAGGTTACCTTCCATCAACCTCAACAAAAGAAGACGGCACCACCTTGAATTTAGGTTTGGGTACCGGGAGCTTTGGTCGCTCTGGGGGCATTTCGATTGGGAGTATTTTTAGCATTCCAGTTGGAGAGCAAACCACCCTTCAACAATCTCTGCAAATTGATATAGTGAAAGATGGCAACTTTATTTATAGCGCGTCGGGGTCAATAGATTTAAAAGCGAAGGACAGTATTAGCGTCCAAAATGCTTTGGATGAACTTATCGGCACTCTGCTTGAGCAGTATCCACAGCGCAATTCGTTGAATAAATGA
- a CDS encoding class I adenylate cyclase — protein MTENQPLSVQQNLTIRLLRVLRYNKARIERAITLLPDRNKPLFHLLPFLVHVNHELLPGYIAPSSTNDTVPFGINNYSFRPDIQKSFLDCFPQHRDLISDIKKIWPRQRAIESLVLMGSVGTIAQTEHSDFDYWLCIDTKQFSEQAINLLQEKLNAIEAWADEHFGVEVHFFLSDIEKVKQNDFGVAEGESAGSAQSLFLKAEFYTTNIVVAGKAPFWWLTPEKTAEKQYNAILNSLERGGSPDADWFMDLGNLEKLDASELFGAAIWQLGKAMDSPFKSVLKMAKLEVYLANIENGTPLCNLLKKHVHQGSEAPGFISDIDPYALMFDELIEHYKEYGQPEDILVLQQCLYLKCQCPLSQPLFEGERPNFKRKIIASYARKWGWNKKTLHHLDNIQDWNFHERVQLSRRIHRFLLKCYRRISGELNHHKQVMDEKDMTVLGRRLSTFYGKKADKVEFLRRAFDESLYCETVTISMKLLKNGDEIWTAYAGDLLSKSGIIEKSQKITQASDAISLMVWCVSSRIIDTKSKVHLDYNYTEVSELDLNDLLKHLCKYFPPVKVSALPRNDLLSAERITTCMAIVNFSTLRQKPTVEETTLLYRTSWGETFIKKERDALDELWYDLQEVTPPPSCFVMVPRGNQQSRILGEFIESSDVKFTVLY, from the coding sequence ATGACTGAGAATCAGCCCCTTTCAGTACAGCAAAACCTTACAATACGACTTTTACGCGTATTGAGGTATAACAAAGCTCGAATAGAGCGGGCGATTACATTGCTGCCCGACAGGAATAAACCGCTGTTTCATCTGCTTCCTTTTTTGGTGCATGTTAATCACGAGCTGCTGCCAGGCTATATTGCGCCCTCTTCAACGAATGATACTGTCCCTTTCGGTATAAACAATTATTCGTTTAGACCTGATATTCAAAAATCTTTTCTAGACTGTTTTCCACAGCACCGCGACCTTATCAGTGATATTAAAAAGATTTGGCCTCGCCAGCGGGCTATTGAGTCTCTGGTATTGATGGGCAGCGTTGGCACTATTGCGCAAACTGAGCATTCTGATTTTGATTACTGGCTGTGCATCGACACAAAGCAATTCTCTGAACAAGCAATTAACTTGCTTCAAGAAAAACTCAACGCAATTGAAGCCTGGGCCGACGAACACTTTGGCGTTGAAGTCCACTTTTTCTTATCTGATATCGAAAAGGTAAAGCAGAATGATTTCGGTGTAGCAGAGGGAGAGAGTGCTGGCTCGGCTCAATCGTTGTTTCTCAAAGCTGAATTTTATACCACGAATATCGTCGTTGCAGGGAAAGCCCCTTTTTGGTGGTTAACACCTGAAAAAACTGCTGAAAAACAATACAACGCAATACTTAATAGTCTTGAGCGAGGTGGTTCGCCAGACGCAGACTGGTTTATGGATTTGGGCAACCTGGAAAAACTGGATGCGAGTGAATTATTTGGCGCTGCCATTTGGCAGCTTGGCAAAGCAATGGATTCTCCCTTTAAATCCGTGCTAAAAATGGCCAAACTTGAGGTGTACCTAGCAAATATTGAAAACGGCACGCCACTTTGTAACTTATTAAAAAAACACGTGCATCAAGGCTCTGAGGCGCCTGGTTTCATTTCAGATATTGACCCCTACGCATTAATGTTTGATGAACTGATAGAACATTATAAAGAATATGGCCAACCGGAAGATATTCTCGTTCTGCAGCAGTGTTTATATTTAAAGTGTCAATGTCCACTAAGCCAACCGCTGTTTGAAGGCGAGCGACCTAATTTCAAACGCAAAATCATTGCCTCTTATGCCAGAAAATGGGGATGGAACAAGAAAACGCTGCATCACTTGGATAACATCCAAGATTGGAATTTTCATGAAAGGGTTCAACTAAGCAGAAGGATCCATCGCTTTTTATTGAAATGCTATCGCAGGATTTCAGGCGAACTCAATCACCACAAACAAGTAATGGATGAAAAAGACATGACCGTGCTTGGCCGCAGATTGAGTACGTTTTATGGCAAAAAAGCCGACAAGGTTGAGTTTTTACGACGCGCCTTTGACGAAAGTTTGTATTGTGAGACCGTCACTATATCAATGAAACTTCTAAAAAATGGCGATGAGATATGGACAGCTTATGCTGGCGACCTTCTCAGTAAATCTGGAATTATAGAGAAATCGCAGAAGATCACCCAAGCATCTGATGCCATCTCACTGATGGTCTGGTGTGTGTCGAGCAGGATCATAGATACAAAAAGCAAGGTACATCTCGACTACAATTACACCGAAGTAAGCGAATTAGATTTGAACGACTTACTTAAACATTTATGCAAATACTTTCCGCCTGTGAAAGTTTCTGCGTTACCTCGCAACGACCTACTCTCTGCAGAGCGCATAACAACATGTATGGCGATAGTGAACTTTTCTACGCTACGGCAAAAACCCACAGTAGAAGAAACAACATTGCTTTATCGTACCTCTTGGGGAGAGACCTTCATCAAAAAAGAGCGAGACGCGCTTGATGAGCTTTGGTACGACTTGCAGGAAGTAACCCCGCCCCCCTCCTGCTTTGTGATGGTGCCAAGAGGTAACCAACAATCTCGTATATTAGGAGAGTTTATTGAAAGTAGTGACGTTAAATTCACCGTATTGTATTAA
- a CDS encoding BlaI/MecI/CopY family transcriptional regulator, producing MSNHVDKPDISNAEFDVLDVLWDDHPATSSEVIARLNDKKDWHEKTVKTLLGRLVKKEVLGFEKQQRQYLYYPLIAREDYTKKETTSFVSRLFKGKIAPMVAGFANQNSLSKQDVNELKALIQEWEKNND from the coding sequence ATGAGCAATCACGTCGACAAACCCGACATTTCAAACGCAGAATTTGACGTACTAGACGTACTGTGGGACGACCACCCGGCCACGTCAAGTGAGGTTATTGCACGCCTCAATGACAAAAAAGATTGGCACGAAAAAACCGTGAAAACCTTGTTAGGCCGTTTGGTAAAAAAAGAGGTTTTAGGCTTCGAAAAACAGCAGCGTCAGTACTTGTACTACCCACTTATCGCTCGCGAAGATTACACCAAAAAAGAAACAACAAGTTTTGTTAGTCGATTGTTCAAAGGAAAAATCGCCCCGATGGTTGCCGGTTTTGCCAATCAAAACTCGCTCTCTAAACAGGATGTAAACGAGCTTAAAGCACTTATTCAGGAATGGGAGAAAAACAATGATTGA
- a CDS encoding TonB family protein, whose amino-acid sequence MIEWIIAQQGILSLTLVLLVASEHFFTSKLGVSLMYKLWALVPCCLLVNNLPMSLVSIPANHITHYIVGVKPMVNNVEIEAWLTLWLIGACMIASYILVHHITTWASIGKRRALHINAYYSSKATTPMLFGFIAPKVLIPFSFKSTFSKQQQAMVLEHENVHRKHYDHVWNALALAIAIVFWFNPFVWLALKSFRINQELACDRAVLKNKTENEKLIYAKALVQCAEHCSNALHYKPGLYLSFGEKNTMIKRLNAIKQPVHTNRILAITAVSIAALLTINTALANVPPPPPKPEAKTGKANINEATPIVHISPIYPTQAAKEDIEGFVVLSFDITETGTTDNLSIVKSEPTGVFDESAKIALEQWKYKPRIQGGKGVRQTGLLVQMDFKLDSSDNTND is encoded by the coding sequence ATGATTGAATGGATCATTGCCCAACAAGGTATCTTATCGTTAACACTGGTTTTGTTAGTTGCTTCAGAGCATTTTTTTACGTCTAAGTTAGGCGTTTCACTGATGTATAAACTGTGGGCTTTGGTGCCTTGTTGTTTGCTAGTTAATAACCTTCCAATGTCACTTGTTAGCATTCCAGCAAACCATATCACTCATTACATTGTGGGCGTGAAACCCATGGTAAACAACGTTGAAATAGAAGCTTGGCTTACCCTCTGGCTAATAGGTGCATGTATGATTGCCAGCTATATTTTGGTGCACCATATTACAACTTGGGCTTCAATTGGAAAACGTCGCGCCCTACACATCAATGCTTACTATTCGAGTAAAGCCACCACGCCAATGCTTTTTGGGTTTATTGCGCCTAAAGTACTTATTCCTTTTTCATTTAAAAGTACGTTTTCAAAGCAGCAACAGGCCATGGTGTTAGAACACGAAAACGTTCACCGCAAGCACTACGATCACGTATGGAATGCGCTCGCGCTAGCTATCGCCATTGTATTTTGGTTTAACCCGTTCGTTTGGCTAGCGCTGAAATCTTTCAGGATAAATCAAGAACTGGCTTGCGACCGCGCAGTACTGAAAAACAAAACTGAAAACGAAAAGCTAATTTATGCAAAAGCACTTGTGCAGTGTGCCGAGCATTGTTCAAACGCCCTGCATTACAAACCAGGGCTTTACCTTTCCTTTGGAGAAAAAAACACTATGATCAAACGGTTAAACGCGATAAAGCAACCTGTACATACCAATAGAATACTGGCCATTACTGCGGTTTCTATTGCCGCACTACTTACCATTAACACCGCACTTGCCAACGTGCCTCCTCCTCCCCCGAAGCCTGAAGCCAAAACGGGCAAAGCAAACATAAATGAAGCTACCCCCATTGTGCACATTTCGCCTATTTATCCTACACAGGCGGCAAAAGAAGATATTGAAGGGTTTGTCGTACTGTCTTTCGACATTACAGAAACAGGCACCACCGATAACCTTTCGATAGTAAAATCAGAGCCGACTGGCGTATTCGATGAAAGTGCTAAAATTGCCTTAGAACAGTGGAAATACAAACCACGTATTCAGGGCGGCAAAGGCGTAAGACAAACCGGACTTTTAGTACAAATGGACTTTAAACTAGACAGTTCAGATAACACTAATGACTAA
- a CDS encoding DUF2780 domain-containing protein produces the protein MYRFALAPAVLALTFFTANAQANIDQLKGLLGDKKTPSTVTSTSLTDMASNAVSGVDLASLVGVVSDNLNITETQSEGGIASIMNYVQGNLSGADYKQLASSIPGINSLLENVPALSSDPAASKSSSLSGLLNKASEYSTTLKSVNDLKQQFEALGLSTDMIASVATQISKYLNVNADEKTQALFKSGLDNLLTAL, from the coding sequence ATGTATCGTTTCGCTTTAGCTCCAGCAGTGCTTGCACTTACATTTTTTACGGCAAACGCACAGGCGAATATCGACCAGCTAAAAGGCCTTTTAGGCGATAAAAAAACACCGTCGACGGTAACGTCAACAAGTTTAACTGATATGGCAAGCAATGCCGTGTCTGGCGTCGATTTAGCAAGCTTGGTTGGTGTAGTTTCTGACAATCTCAACATTACTGAAACACAGTCAGAAGGCGGCATTGCATCTATTATGAACTATGTTCAAGGCAATCTCTCCGGTGCTGACTATAAGCAACTGGCAAGTAGTATCCCTGGTATAAATAGCTTGCTTGAGAATGTGCCTGCACTTAGTAGCGATCCTGCCGCAAGCAAGAGCTCGTCACTATCAGGTTTACTGAATAAAGCGTCTGAATATAGTACCACGCTAAAATCTGTGAACGATTTAAAACAACAGTTTGAAGCACTCGGATTATCCACAGATATGATTGCCAGCGTTGCTACTCAAATCAGTAAATACTTGAATGTAAATGCTGATGAAAAAACGCAAGCATTATTTAAGTCTGGCCTAGATAATTTACTAACCGCACTGTAA